The genomic segment TAGGCCTTCAGCCAAGGCAAGTTCACACCAGATAACCTTGCCCTAATTCCTTGGCAGGGAACGTGAGGTGGGAGCTTTGCTCAGACATTTGGTGGGAAGTGTGGATACATCCTAAACTCACATCTCTCCCATCCTTTAGCAGGTGCCACCTCTATACATGTCCACACGTGACCCCAGACACAGCAAAGACCACAAAAAGCAAAGCTAACACAGACTATTTTACACAAATATTGCTGTGTACACCTGTATAATGTCCACACATGACTCTGGGCACAGCAAAGACCACAAAAAGCAAAGCTAACACAGACTATTTTACACAAATATTGCTGTGTACACCTGTATAATGTCCATACATGACTCTGGGCACAGCAAAGACCATAAAAAGCAAAGCTAACACAGACTATTTTACACAAATCTTGCTTATGATTTGTTATGAACGAGCATCCTTTTAGCTGCTTTTGCACCCCTTCTTGGCACGTCATTCACCCCAAAGGGTTAAAGGATGGGaagaaaaggcagcattttCCTGGGATGTGTTTTGCAGGGATGGTGGACTCCTCCATGATGCCAATCATGGGCTACCTGGTGGATCTGCGCCACGTGTCGGTCTATGGCAGTGTGTATGCCATAGCTGACGTTGCCTTCTGCATGGGTTTTGCCATTGGTAAGTCCAGCTAAGAAAAGGGGAGTCTGCTACAATGCCAGCTGTGAatcccagtgctgcctgcagcttttATGAGGGGAGGTTCTTATTTTCTGCAGGGAATCAGAGTGGGGGGATTGTGTTTGGCATCAttcccctcccctgctgctcaTTTCATGAGCTGTGAGAGGCCTAAAGGTGTCTGAGGGCGCTGAACACAAATGGGATATGCTGAGGAAAGAGGCCTTGGGATACTTTACTACCACAGCTGTGCTCCAAGGGTGTGTGGGGGAATCAGTCTCCCCTGATCCCCTGGAGAGCATGACAGAGATGCCCTCAGGAACATCTCTAATCTCCCCAGGGAATGTGAGCCATGGAGCCAGGAGTGGTTTATGATTATGTTTAAtcatattatattttaattaatattttatataattatatataaatatataaatatatatattatatatattatataacatatatattaatagaatatatgttttacatatatattataatatacaatatatattatatattacataagttatatatatataatatatatttatataaatttaaatataataactttattatatataaaacttAGAAATATGATATAtggtattatatatatataaaattatataaaaatatataataatatataatatgtatataatatatattatttataaatattattatttatataataatatatataatatttttatataaaaatataaaattatatagaatttattatatataaaatttatataattttatatatttatatatattatataattacaTCTAATTATGTTTAAtcatattatattttaatttatattttatataattatatataaatatatataaaaatatatattatataacatatatattaatagaatatatattttacatatataatatataatatatttatataaatttatatataataactattatatataaaacttatatctataatatattatatattatatataattttatatatagatatataatatgtatataatatatattatttataattatatattatttatataatatatataatatttatatacaaaatatataaaattatataaattttattatatataaaatctatatcattttatatatttatatatattatataattacaTCTAATTATGTTTAAtcatattatattttaatttatattttatataattatatataaatatatataaaaatagatattatataacatatacattaatagaatatatattttacatatataatacaatatataatatatattatatattatataaattttatatataaaaatatatatttatataaatttatatataataactattatatataaaacttatgtatataatatattttatattatatataattttatatatagatatataatatttatataatatatattatttataattatatattatttatataataatatataatatttatatataaaatatataaaattatattaattttattatttataaaatttatataattttgtatatttatatatattttatataattacaTATAATTATGTTTAATCATAATTATATTTATGTTTAGAATTACAAACACGTCTTTACATTCCTCAAATCTGTTTGTGAGATAGGGGGTTAGTATACAGAATTACTTTTATACAAAATATGCTGCTGCAAATTTTGTGTCAGAGCAATCTGCAGAAAAGGGTTTTTCTCTGTGCAAGGTCCCTCTGCTGGTGGTGCCATTGCCAAGGCCATTGGATTCCCATGGCTCATGACAATTATAGGAATTGTGGATATCATCTTTGCTCCCCTGTGCTTTTTCCTTCGAAGTCCACCTGccaaagaggagaaaatggtAAGTGTAacttggtttcttttttataaattttgggttttttcagtgaATCAAATGATAACTTACATTTGCATCTTTGCCTCTAAGTTCCTCAAAACAGGACCAGCTCAGTGTATTTCACTCTCAAGCATTAACTTTGAAATGAACTCCCCCTTCCTTCTATGTCCAAAGGGAAACCCTTTGTTAATTAGATGTTACAAAGTCACAAATTTGATTTCTATGAAACAGGGTCCTACAGACATTCCTCTGCACCAGCATATGCTGGGGTAGAGTCAGTAGagaattaatttctcttttcattgAGGATCCAGAACTCTATTTGGCCAATTGACCAAATTATTCCTTGGTGTGCCTCAAACTGTTTTTTCCCACAGtcctctggggaaaaaaaatagagaaatataCCACAGTGTGTTTTGAATCATCTTTTTTCCCTATTCTCCTCCCTTCATACAGTTCATGGATCCCTACAAACCAGTGGTTTCTCTTGTCCAGTATGTACCACAGGGcttctctcttttctgttttttaacaTAAATTGCCAAAGACCTAATGATCTGGAGCACTCAGTGCTCCCCAGACACTGTAGGGTGTGTAAGAACAGAGTCACCATCTGTAGGTTGAGCCCACTCAGCACTCCATCCTTACTCTTCCTGAAAAAGGCTGATCTGGGCCCAAAATGTAGTTGCTGGTTGTTTATTTGGGTGAAAATAAACTAATTTTGCATGGCAATGGTTTTATTCTGCAGTGGCACCTCTCTGCAAGGTAAGGACAGCACCtgatgctggtgctgctcacTTTGTGCTGGCAGAAGGTGGAAAATTGAATCTTGCTGCAATAATGGTGTGTGTGAGGCCAGAGAGCTTCTGTTTGGCTCATGTTTGGACTGCAGAATCCCAGTTAATCCCTTGTCATGACCTTTGCTGAATGCACTGGTTTcgtttgttttggtttttgtacATTAAATAAGGCTGAGGAACAGAAAGGAACAAAAACTCAGCTGCTGTTTCTTGGCAATATAAAATTTATCAGGTACTTCCATGGTCCCTGACTGTTTGATTTGTAACATCACAACCCTGAAGGGACAGGATCTCTCTCCATGGCTCCAACACCTTCCAGCATCTGCCACCTCTAATATACCTTTAAATGCAAAATAGCTCCTGTTCCCAAGTGGCTCACGGCTTTAAAATGATGTACCAGTTCTTTCAGGTTGGAGGAGAGTCAGAAGGAGGGTCCCAAAATTGTGGTCTTTGCATAATTAATGACTCCCAAGCTTAATTACACTCAGCATGAAGAACAGTACACAGTTGCTCCAAAACTCCTTGGAAAATTTCAGCCCAGAGAATTTAGTATTTTATCTGGCCCTTACCATGATTACCACTTTTAGCTTGCTGTGTCAAAGCATGTTATTGGGACCATCACTCCTGGCATCATCCTCAGTTTTGCTGTTCTGGATCTCCACGGAAAGAGGGGACAAAGGCAGTAAAAGAGAATTGGCTTGAAGCAGTAGGACTGCTCTTGACCATTCATTCAGGTTTTAATAGATGGAAATTAACTCTGGGAGGGGTAAACTACTGTCTCTGCAGAGCAAGTAGAGGTGTTTCAGTAATACCTGGGCTGAAATACTGGAAATAGAAATTTTCCAGGTCTTTAGCACCAAAATCCCCCCTCACACAGACCTGAGGACTCAATTTACCCTAATTGCAATCAGTTTGGGCTCTGCCTCAAGGGAGGAGAGGTGAATCCCTGAGTGGTGCATGCAGCCCCAGCGTCAGCTGGATGCTAAGCAGAAATACTCACACTCTGTTCTCTTCCAGGCAATACTCATGGATCACAACTGTcctgtgaaaacaaaaatgtacaCCCAGAACAACATCCAATCCTACCCCATAggtgaagaagaggaggaatatGAAAGTGATGAATAACAGAAAAGCCATATAACATAATTAGGTGTACAAAATGCTGTGGTTCATGTGAAACATCTCATCCAGAAATAGGTTTTAGCTGTACTGTACATTTAATAGTGAAATGGTCAGAAAAACCAAAGGTATATTATTTATTGGTGACTATAAAGCAGACTGCAAACCGCCTTATGGGGGGAAAGAGCTTTTATAGACCATTTGTATAGTGTTACTCTTtgtgtatttaattttattgaaTATTACActctattttttattaaatgtgtAGCATAAATCTGTataaaatgtgaattttaacAATTTGGTTTTTAAAGCCACCTCATCGGCagtatttcatattttatttgaaGTCATAGGTTACTGTCAAACTTGAGTCTTATTTAattggaaattttaaaaagcaaccCTCAAAGAGAACCCATCCAATTTACATCCTTTTAAGTGACACCCTCGTAAGTGCATTGAGAGAAGCTGGAATTCAGAGTGTGGGCAGCACTATCACTTTTTTCCATCAACTTCAGGTCCTAATAATATATACAAAAAACTAAATAAGAGGCACAACTTCTCTGTCAGTTTAAATACTGAGTTCTCCCTGAACCACCAATGTTGAGGAAACCATGTTGTTAAACAGATGAGTGTATTGCTATTATTAGTATCTAACAAAGTTTTAATCAAGCAGTTGTGCAATGTGAAGCCCCCAAACACTCAGCACCAGGCAAACAAGTGGGTGTGAACATGCACTGTTCCTGTCCCTTAGCAGGGAATATAACAGCATGAGGATACTTTTTGTATTTCTATCTTTTGGATCTTTTAACATATTTCAACTTTATTTTAATTGCATCTTCAGTGAGTGGTTAGGAACAGCTGCAGTATTACAGTATTCACTCTTAGCATGTACTGAAAGTGAGCTGCTACCTGGAGCAGTTCAAACAACTTCTACATGCATTTACATATATATCTAAAAATCCAATGtacagttatttttttaaatacactttTGGCTTcaaaaaatggaagaaacagCCAGTTTGTTGCCAATCTCTCATAACATTTGGGGAAACAGCCCAATACAGGTGAAGTATTGTATTAGGCAGTCCCTGCCTGCACTTAGAAAAAACAAGACTTggaaagaaagcattttaaaaacaatcccCATGTCCTTCTCAGCCATGGTGTATCATTTCATTTGTAAAATGAAAATCTTGATGTGCCTTCTCTCATGTAATTGCAGATGTTTTATGTACTACAGCATAGATACTATGTTTACATATAGTTTTGTAAAGCGTATATACTATGGtcaaaaaatatgaaaaatatagtGGATCAAACTTCAAGTATTGCTCTGTCAATAATTATGCATTCAGAACGCATCAAAATAAAGTTATCTGACAGAAGTTCATGACCTACTGTAATAAAGtgaaaaaaggattaaaaaagaaCAACCCCTCTCAGGATTTGCCTTATGCAGTGTGCTTTACCAGTGTGGGGAAAGCTGGCATTTCTCAGAGCTCCTTCAGAAACCAAGATTCTGTCACATGATGAATTCTCCACTAACACCAAGTAAGTAATAATTGTGCAGATCAGTGGCTATTTACATCAGGCTCAGATTTTACTGTGATTTGAACACTGAAACTTTGTTCCAAGAGATGTTATTCTACTTACTGAAGTCTTCAATGAAGTCTTTTGGTCAACATCAAATTGCTAATCTGATCAAATCTGAGACTGAAATACCAATGCAAGAATTCTGAATTATTATAGGATGTGTTCATCCTTTTGCCAGCTGATCAACCAGTGTATTTCTTAAATTCACTAATATGTGATTCAAACATAGCAactcacatttttttaaaaagcacaaaaaggCTTTCTTCATGGCTTTGCGTTGAATTTTTGAGCACATCAAAACTAAGGAGGAGTTTGCTTTAATGTGCAACAGGAGTTTGAGGAGGAGACCCAAGGGGAGAGAAATGGATCACATTCCTTTTCTACAGCTGGTGCCAGTTTCTGCTGGCTTGAGGGAGCAGCATCTTCCCAGGATTTGCTGAGCAGATCAAGGCAGTGGCTCCCCTTCTCTTGCTCCATTCCTGCTCCACCAGAAGAGGAAGATTAATTAAAATCCACATAGACACTCATTTTTGTAATCTCTATGCCACCTTTCCCCCCACTCCCAAATAAAAACTTAGCAGttgtttaggattttttctgtcctggaaaaatgtggatttttcctATTTTGTATATTTTGATCTGTGTCAATTCAGGTGTGATAGATAAAGATACTTTATTCATTTACTCCCACTATTTaatcctcctctgcagctgtaAACTTCCACAGATGCTTTGTTTCAAATTTCTCGCCCCAAATAATCCAGTTATCAGTAGTTTTATATAATGCAAAACGTGCTTCTCCCCCTGAAGATCCCTCCTTTAAGTGGTGGCTTTAGATGATAAGCTACTGCAATAGAAGTGCTTAAAAAACATTGACACAATGCAAGAAAGTTGATAATTTAGCAAAACTATTTTATTAAAGCTTATTTTCATGATAAAATAATAGCCAACAAAATCATATTAGGCAGGTCTTCTGCAAATGTGTGTAGCTGCCACCTATTCAGATATCATTAAGTCAAGATATTCTTGTTTTCTGTGGtattctttattttcagctATTTACAGTCAAGCATGAAGCAAAGATTACATCAGGAATGTAGTATTACAATTTCCCCCTGGAGATTCACTGCTTATTGTAAATAATGCCAGATAGGAATTCATGTTTTCCTTCTTACCACTAAAATACAACTATTTTGCCCTTTTTCCATTcagtatatttaaaaatattgcaCCACATTTAATTTACCTCTTACAATCATCATCATTAGCAACACTTATGTGAGGAAAACGATTCCCAGCTTTTCTTACCCACTGTGTTACAGGAGTCAATTTGAAACCATGAATGTGTATTTTGAAATCAGTATTTGCATTGTTTTCACAGCTCCTTCATGTGCACCAGGGCTTAAATGAAGCACTTGGATATATTTGAAAACCTCTGTAGTAGTCTGTAAGAGCAAACTCTGATGGCATTGAATGCAGATCACCACCAATGGTAAGCTGCTGAGAAAATGGAGTGGGGAAGTCTTAATATGCATCTCAAGCAAGTACAGGTTAAATAACTTTCAGACAAGAAGGGAAGCTCATTTTGTGCGATTATTTGCTGAAGCTTAATTTCAGAAGTGTGTCACATGCTGTTTTAGCATGGATAGTTTTCCATACATCAACTAAGTAGTATCAACTGCCCAGAACTCACTAAAAAGTGCAAGTAGTTGCATGACTGGCAGTAACCATTTTGCTTAGAAGCACAAGCACACTGTCCCATGATGAAAACCACTGCTTCTTCATTTTGCCCATCACAAACTAAACCAAGAAGCAAATTTAAAGGAGAGGTACATTACAGGTGACCTCAAAAACTAAAGGAGTTATTTTTACCATCTCAAATGTAACTCCCACGAAGGCTTTATTTTTCTACTACCAGCAATACCAGTGATAATGATACAAGTACCTAGCACAGTACCTAAAATAAAGATGATATTTTATACAAAATTTCTATACACAGATGATGAAACAATGTCTAcaggaaataaataagaatGATGGCCTTAGCCAGGTGATGCTAAGATCCACATTTTACACATAGCACAAGACCAGACAGTTCTTTTCAAAAGCAGCTGGctgaatttcttcctcatctcTACTGGACTCACAAATTGACTCAAATAAAACATGTTATATACACTATAAGACATTTTGCTGACAAAGGTGATCCTTCTGCTCAGACTGCATCTTTTGTCTGAGAAGCTGAATGCAACTTACCATGCTATGATTACTCAAGTGTTGAGAGAACATTAGTTACTTTGTATTTTGCACCTTAAGCTTTCCAAAATGATAGTCTGcagcaaaatattaatttctttatatTACTTACACCATGATTACATGCTTTACACAGAAGGCAATGAAACCTCCAACTCTTGTGAAGAACAACTTTCCTTTATCAGGCTATCAGATAATACAACATCACAAACATATGATTTCATTCTGGAAGGCAACAAGACTCTTACCTTGAAAATATTCCCAATTAAATTATTATGAGATACCAGTTTATACTTTGATATCTAACAATAGTCCCAAGTTCTAAGGAGGATTTTCTTTAGCATAGCATTACTATATTTCATGTTAAATACAAACTACAAAAAGTTCTTGCATTTAacaaaaacatggaaaacaaatgATATGCAATGGTAACTTCAGTAAGTACTAATAACAGACAAAATGAAAgactttttgtttgctttcatgATATGTTTGGCAAAAAATACACAATTACCTAGAAGACATACAATAAAACTGTGATTAACACTTAAAAGCCTGGCCCCTTGGTGACTTCTGAGTCATCAGCTTAGGCATGCAACAAGCTTATAATGTTTTCATCATACAATGGATACTAAACATCTTGAAAACCCTGCCTGTTTCCCATTGAAAACACTACctaaaaaaacagaacaaaacaaaaaatacagagaaggGAAGTGGGGTCAAGTAATGCATTAGGGAAACCACACACATTGATGTGAAATGGTAAGGTTacataattagaaaaaaataaaaataagttattaaaaataaatttccaatATAAACCCCAAAGTGTAGTTTTAACCAGCTACTTTAACAAAATGATGGTGCTGTAGCTGGAGAAGAACCACTATTAGCAATTAACTGTGGAGAAGCAGGACACGCACATTATACcagtgttttaatttaatttgtgtgtgtttggatTTAAGTGCAAAGTATTCTTTTAGTCCTTTCCTTCAAAGACTAAATATGTAAATATCAGTCTACTGATTGAGGTGGATCAACAGGTTCTTCTTCTGATATGATGTTCAATGTTGGAGCCTCTGTCAGACTGCCATCTTCGCTATCCACTTCTTCTGCTATACTGGATTCCTCAAAATCTTTAGTCAGTTTTTTGGATTGCTTCTCTAAGAGCATGTTCTCCAGGGACTCTAGATCCTCAATGCCTGCCCTGTAGTGGATCATCAGCAGCGTGAGGGCCTGCAGTCTCTCACCCGACTTGGCCAGTGCAGCAGATATCAGGGCTTTTTTCCTCACGTCGCTcgtctctttttcctctttaaccAGCGAATTATTGTTTTCCAGCTCTTGGTCTATTTCATTCTGCAGCTTATCCAACATAAACTCCAACTTCTGAAAGCGCTCCTCTGTGGGCAGACTCCTGTAGAGGTCCCGGCCGATCTCCTTGACGGCGATGAAGACGCTGTCGTCGAGGCCACCCTCCTTGCGCACCAGCTTGATGCCGGCGCCCACGACGCGCttggaggggctgctgggcccGCTCAGCTCCGTGTCGCTGCTCTCGTTGTCCGACGTGTTCGGGGTGTGCTTGGGGGAAGGCTCGGCCACGTCGGGGCCCTGCTCGGCCAGCCGGGCTTTGGGCACCTGCCGGAGGTTCAGCAGCCGCGTGCTCGTGTTGATGATGTGCCTGGTCAGCCCTGTGGTTCTGGTAGCGGACTTGGCCTCTGAGTCCAGCcgagaggaggaggctgcaggagcctccTGGCCCTCGGCTCTGCCGCTGCCCCCAGTTCGATCGAGCCGCCTTTCGGCTCCTACACAAAAGGGTGTCTCAGTTAAACATTTCTCTTGACATTTTTTATGGCAAACGTAAGCACAGAACATGCACTGCGAAGCTGCTTTAGtccacactttttttttgcagtaaTCGCACCAAGTTGGATTCTGAAACTGAGTATCTTGAAAGCTATGCCTATTCTCTGTGACAACTTGTCCCGAGAAATGATCCTCTTTCTGAAGGGCGTGAGCTTCTTCTTCTAAGtgaaattctttctctttttccagaaATGCGCTTTCATCAATTTCAccttcttttaaatatttgaattgTAAAGTTATGTCACCGTAACAAAACTTTTCATTGAAACCTTTATGGGATGTCAAACTCCTCAATGCTGTTCTGGTGACTGCTGCCTTAGGTGTAGGAGCAAGCAGCTGAAATTTTCTAACAAATTCCATCGAGGACGTAGCTAGACAATCTAAAGCAATTTCTTCAAGTTTTATGCTTGCATACCCTAAGCAGATAAAACCACCTGCTTTGAAAGGGTCTCTGCACCACAGTGCAACATTAAGGTACTTGTGGTATTTTTCTACTTCAAATAGACAGGAGGATGTTCTCGCCACCGGCCATCGGCCCTGACGGGCTTTATAAGGAATTTCTGGTGACTCCCACGTTCTTTGATCATCACTATCTTTGCTGCCACGTGCATTTTCTGTAAGTCCATCTTTTAATGTATCTTGCTTTGGTGCTGTTACTACTTTTGATACTGCCGGATCTTCTATCTGATCACTAATTTTAATTAGCTTCTCTGTAGATTTTTCTCCATTATTTGCAGGGGGAGGTGGCCTCTCTGGTTTATCAGGACATACATTTCCAGTTTCTAACACACTTTGGTTATCATTAGTAGACAAAGGAGGCTTAATTTGGGGCCTAGGTGGCACAGGAGGCTTAGTACTAGATCCTTGTGACTGTTTACCTGACGGCTGTGGTGCATCTGAAACCTCAAGAGTTTTAGGTGTTGCCACTTTAGCCCCATCTTTTTGTTGCGTTTTGGATGCTGCCTGGTAATTTCCTAAATGCAGTTTTCGATTCAGGATGGGTGATATAGTTCCAAGAGGTTTAGCAGCAGCAAGAATTACTACCGACCGTTTGGGACTCTGAGATGTTGGCAGATCTTCTTTTTGGTCAGGTGCATCACAAGCTAAGTCTTCAAACTCTGAATCAAAATCTCTGCTATCAGTATCAGCTGTTAAACTGTTCTGGTCATCTTCTGCCTGTGACAAGAAAGCTGTGTCCTCCAATTGTCCAAATCCATCCTGCAATGCTGAGCCATGCTGATTATACCCAACAGGCCTTTCATAAAAGACTAAAACTCTCTCCCCAGCTTGTCTAATCAGCTTCAACACTTGGACAGTTGATGTGATTTTAacacctattaaaaaaaaagacaaacattATTAAGTTCTAATTATGATAATAATCTAAGTGACCAAAAATAGTCAACAAACACATTGCTGCTCAGTAACAAAGGAAGTCAATTATGACAGAAGAGTTTAACTGAAATGTAACAGATGGATTCTCTCGATTTTATTCCTATAAATGTGgagtttgaaaaaataattacataaaCACTCCAGTTTGCTGCTCGTAATAATACTGTAATCTTACACAGTAATGTTGATTTGATATGGTAACAGTTTTAACCTTGCTCTTACTGTAAGTTTGGACTTTTCAGCAGTAGACATTCGACATTCAACAAAGAGCTCAGAAAAGATGGGTATCTTTAAACACAGTAATAATTATAACAGAAGCAggctaaaataaaaaagcaatatATTAATGAAATATGGGCATAATGCTACATTATCAGTGTGGCTGGAGTGGGCAGAACTTTCAGAGCCATTTGATGTATCTCCAAATTACATGCAAGTTAAAATATCTTAATGAGCATGCAAATACAGTCATGCAGAGGATCACATAAAAATGACTCCTCCTTTGTTCTAAAGCAATCATCAGCAATCTATTCAAAGGAACTGAAAACCCTTTTAAATTACTGGAGTATTGCAATGGAGATTTATTTAGGCAGTACCTAAGCAACAGAACTCATTGTAGATTTTAAACTGTGGTCTGTAAAACCTCTGTAAAAGGTTA from the Melospiza georgiana isolate bMelGeo1 chromosome 8, bMelGeo1.pri, whole genome shotgun sequence genome contains:
- the PDZD8 gene encoding PDZ domain-containing protein 8, whose protein sequence is MPLLYVILLSALAGCFLTLLVQLLLLYRRKPEPPGADGAYGGIVYSRVAAEHGLREYLQGAEPAGGPASAEPAPSPAPASAPAAAPGPDPGPKQQHQHQQPPQQQQQPEPPPAPSSREETCHFLNAIFLFLFRELRDTALVRDWVIKKIKVEFEELLQAKMTGKVLEGLSLREVSLGDVLPVFKSVKLIRPVACNEEGCPEELAFEVDLEYNGGFHLAIDADLVFGKSAYLFVKISRVMGRLKLVFTRLPFTHWSFSFMDDPVIVFEVKSQFEGRPMPQLTSIIVNQFKKVIKRKHTLPNYKIRFKPFFPCQLLPTDEYEDRDLCIQDFLLIEGRLRITLIECTRLLVFGSYERETNVHCTLELSNNVWEEKSRSSIKTAELVKGNLQSVGLTLRLVQSKEEDAGHVVIETVTPNSPAAAADLQRGDRLLAIGSVKITSTVQVLKLIRQAGERVLVFYERPVGYNQHGSALQDGFGQLEDTAFLSQAEDDQNSLTADTDSRDFDSEFEDLACDAPDQKEDLPTSQSPKRSVVILAAAKPLGTISPILNRKLHLGNYQAASKTQQKDGAKVATPKTLEVSDAPQPSGKQSQGSSTKPPVPPRPQIKPPLSTNDNQSVLETGNVCPDKPERPPPPANNGEKSTEKLIKISDQIEDPAVSKVVTAPKQDTLKDGLTENARGSKDSDDQRTWESPEIPYKARQGRWPVARTSSCLFEVEKYHKYLNVALWCRDPFKAGGFICLGYASIKLEEIALDCLATSSMEFVRKFQLLAPTPKAAVTRTALRSLTSHKGFNEKFCYGDITLQFKYLKEGEIDESAFLEKEKEFHLEEEAHALQKEDHFSGQVVTENRHSFQDTQFQNPTWCDYCKKKVWTKAASQCMFCAYVCHKKCQEKCLTETPFCVGAERRLDRTGGSGRAEGQEAPAASSSRLDSEAKSATRTTGLTRHIINTSTRLLNLRQVPKARLAEQGPDVAEPSPKHTPNTSDNESSDTELSGPSSPSKRVVGAGIKLVRKEGGLDDSVFIAVKEIGRDLYRSLPTEERFQKLEFMLDKLQNEIDQELENNNSLVKEEKETSDVRKKALISAALAKSGERLQALTLLMIHYRAGIEDLESLENMLLEKQSKKLTKDFEESSIAEEVDSEDGSLTEAPTLNIISEEEPVDPPQSVD